One window from the genome of Schistocerca piceifrons isolate TAMUIC-IGC-003096 chromosome 8, iqSchPice1.1, whole genome shotgun sequence encodes:
- the LOC124712175 gene encoding DNA ligase 1-like: MNDNLETDVPSDSKTEELPKQTDTPAFNQLGINDNISSGQGAEVTNAQAMSIQNMLTALFEKFTVKEQEREKQRELKDQEREKQRELKEQERERKRQQEKEKRRQVKLIEKQQQELRDQEKEKKFMENINNIFLERDKEIVRRINQVLVDRDNAITTHFKLEIDAVKTTIEPLTNIPVQVNSLQTEVDRL, from the coding sequence atgaatgataatttagaaactgatgtcccgagtgatagtaaaaccgaggagttgccaaaacaaactgacactcctgcattcaaccagttaggaattaatgacaatatttcttctgggcaaggggcagaagttaccaatgctcaagctatgtccatacagAACATGCTAACAGCATTATTCGAAAAGTTTACtgttaaagagcaggagcgtgaaaaacAACGTGAGCTTAAAGATCAGGAGCGTGAAAAACAACGCGagcttaaagagcaggagcgtgaaagaaaacgtcagcaggaaaaggaaaaacgtagacaagtaaagcttatagaaaaacagcaacaggagctcagggaccaagaaaaggaaaagaaatttatggaaaatataaacaatatttttctggaaagagataaagaaattgtccgtaggataaatcaagtgttggtcgatcgtgataatgctattactacccatttcaagctggagatcgatgcagtaaaaaccactattgaaccgttaacaaacattccagttcaggtcaatagtcttcaaactgaagtagatagactatAG